In Methanomassiliicoccales archaeon, one genomic interval encodes:
- a CDS encoding transcriptional regulator, which translates to MKTPCELIVWHVLPMIRRGLADELIDRHHLRQTEVAKLLGVTDSVISTYRCRKHNREEGMVKGKEYFDLRYEFEGGAIKLLNGIKVQTVICQICANIRESGLLDLIHEIITGTSSDGRYRDRFVVIG; encoded by the coding sequence ATGAAAACACCATGTGAGCTCATCGTTTGGCATGTTCTGCCGATGATCAGGAGAGGTCTAGCAGACGAATTGATCGATCGCCATCACCTTAGACAGACCGAGGTCGCGAAACTTCTGGGGGTCACTGATTCGGTGATCAGCACTTACCGCTGCCGGAAACACAACCGCGAGGAGGGCATGGTGAAGGGAAAGGAGTATTTTGATCTGAGATATGAATTCGAAGGCGGGGCCATTAAGCTGCTCAATGGAATCAAAGTTCAAACGGTCATATGCCAGATCTGTGCCAACATCAGAGAGTCAGGGTTGTTGGACCTGATCCACGAGATCATCACCGGAACATCGAGCGATGGACGATATCGCGACCGATTCGTGGTGATAGGATAG
- a CDS encoding citrate/2-methylcitrate synthase: MSEKTEKIVVRGLKDVAAAETRLSFVNPMGSLYYLGYNIDDLVGRVTYEEIAYLLVYKRLPNQRERDAFSTALISEMKLPDAIVESIRCAPRRCHPMDILRTEVSHLGEYDLDAQNLSEKPTLKRATKLMAQVPTIVAALHRTRNDQPVLAPRMDFSFTKNFLYMFRGTPPGDDETDVLHRLMVLHADHGFNASTFAARVTASTNSDMYSAVTSAIGTLRGPLHGGASEKVMEMLDDIGLEEHVEDYIQGLLENDRKVMGFGHRVYKVEDPRTKHLRGIVENLCHRERTMSLYNRCMKIEAIVHEKKKIYPNLDFYAAVAMDALEIPKEFFTPFFSSSRISGWVAHVIEQYEDAVLLRPSSEYVGEYGKAFVPIEQR, from the coding sequence ATGAGTGAGAAAACCGAAAAGATAGTAGTACGCGGACTTAAGGACGTTGCCGCGGCAGAGACCAGGCTCAGTTTCGTCAACCCGATGGGCTCACTTTATTACTTGGGATATAACATCGACGATCTGGTGGGGCGGGTCACCTATGAAGAGATAGCCTATCTTCTGGTTTACAAAAGGCTACCCAACCAGCGGGAGAGAGATGCGTTCAGCACCGCCCTCATTTCTGAAATGAAACTACCTGATGCAATCGTCGAAAGCATAAGATGCGCTCCCAGACGCTGTCATCCAATGGACATATTGCGAACTGAGGTCTCCCACCTGGGAGAATATGATCTTGACGCCCAGAACCTCTCTGAGAAACCGACCTTAAAGAGAGCTACTAAGCTGATGGCCCAAGTGCCCACCATCGTGGCCGCCCTCCATAGAACCCGTAATGACCAGCCAGTTCTCGCCCCGAGGATGGACTTCAGCTTCACTAAGAACTTCCTCTACATGTTCAGAGGAACCCCGCCAGGGGACGACGAGACGGACGTCCTCCATCGCCTCATGGTACTTCATGCAGACCATGGGTTCAACGCTTCCACATTCGCTGCCCGGGTGACGGCGAGCACCAATTCGGACATGTACTCAGCCGTGACATCCGCGATCGGGACTCTCAGAGGCCCGCTTCATGGGGGAGCAAGCGAAAAGGTAATGGAAATGCTTGATGACATAGGTCTCGAGGAGCATGTGGAAGATTATATTCAAGGGCTTTTGGAGAACGATAGGAAGGTCATGGGTTTTGGCCATCGTGTCTATAAGGTCGAGGATCCGAGGACGAAACATCTCCGTGGCATTGTTGAGAACCTCTGTCATCGCGAAAGGACGATGAGCCTGTACAACAGGTGCATGAAGATCGAGGCGATCGTTCATGAAAAGAAGAAGATATATCCAAACTTGGACTTCTATGCGGCGGTGGCCATGGACGCGTTGGAGATCCCGAAGGAATTCTTCACACCATTCTTCTCTTCCAGCAGAATATCTGGCTGGGTGGCTCATGTGATCGAACAGTATGAGGATGCGGTCCTCCTTCGTCCATCATCGGAATATGTTGGCGAGTACGGAAAGGCCTTCGTCCCCATCGAACAACGATGA
- a CDS encoding PAS domain-containing protein: protein MNLLPGDVGRPIQDIAMKLQYEDLLADNKEVLDTLNTVKKEVQTKDGRWYRLKILPYRTVENVIDGIVMTFSDIDEQKRAQARLRELSSEAQGSQEYAESIVNTIREPLLILEPDLVIRSSNTTFYTTFDTSPSEIQGLPLERILGGMWNIPSMIGRLKELSSNETELENLSTEIVMPKSGEKMVHITARKLRMPSRKSPLILLSIQMGE from the coding sequence ATGAACCTTCTCCCGGGGGACGTAGGCCGCCCGATCCAGGACATCGCCATGAAGCTGCAATACGAGGACCTGCTCGCCGACAACAAAGAAGTGCTCGACACTCTCAACACAGTGAAAAAGGAAGTCCAGACGAAGGATGGCCGATGGTATCGATTGAAGATCCTTCCTTATCGAACTGTCGAAAACGTCATCGATGGAATCGTGATGACATTTAGTGACATCGATGAGCAGAAACGGGCCCAAGCGAGGTTGAGGGAGCTGTCATCGGAAGCCCAGGGTTCTCAGGAGTATGCGGAGAGTATCGTGAACACCATAAGGGAACCGCTATTGATACTTGAACCGGACCTTGTGATCCGTTCCTCTAACACCACTTTTTATACCACATTTGACACTTCGCCGAGCGAAATCCAAGGCCTCCCCCTAGAAAGAATTCTAGGAGGCATGTGGAACATTCCTTCGATGATCGGGAGGCTCAAGGAACTGAGCTCAAACGAAACTGAGCTGGAGAACCTGAGCACGGAAATCGTCATGCCCAAATCGGGAGAGAAGATGGTGCACATCACCGCACGGAAACTGCGGATGCCGTCGAGGAAATCGCCATTGATACTCCTCAGCATTCAAATGGGCGAATGA
- a CDS encoding pyridoxamine 5'-phosphate oxidase family protein, giving the protein MICSIDPLEPRGPTFILNIHHIHPIIMVALTTEMIEIFKATKIFPLATSSKDGDPNVVPVGSVFLVDDETVWIGNQFMKQTLSNLQENPKACLYAWGPETKGCLKLKGNVKVHTSGADYEKMKDMVKARRADLVCKALLEFKITEVYNCKSGPGAGSKLL; this is encoded by the coding sequence ATGATATGTTCAATCGATCCTCTAGAACCAAGGGGTCCCACTTTCATTTTAAATATTCACCATATCCATCCGATCATTATGGTTGCACTGACGACTGAGATGATCGAGATTTTCAAAGCGACGAAGATTTTCCCACTGGCAACTTCTTCAAAAGATGGTGACCCGAACGTTGTACCAGTGGGCTCTGTGTTCCTTGTGGATGATGAAACAGTGTGGATCGGCAATCAATTCATGAAGCAGACCCTCAGCAATCTCCAGGAAAACCCAAAGGCGTGTCTCTATGCCTGGGGGCCAGAAACCAAAGGGTGCCTGAAGCTAAAGGGGAACGTAAAGGTCCATACTAGCGGTGCGGACTATGAGAAGATGAAGGACATGGTCAAGGCAAGAAGGGCTGATCTGGTATGCAAGGCCTTATTGGAGTTCAAGATCACAGAAGTCTATAATTGTAAGAGCGGACCAGGTGCCGGAAGTAAGCTGCTTTAG
- a CDS encoding NAD(P)H-dependent oxidoreductase: protein MKSVKILGIAGSLRKASYNKSLLREAFVLLPENVESEIFDIEGIPSFNQDLVNSPPDRIKELKEKVRSADAILFATPEYNFSIPGVMKNVIDWVSRAEGENSWQGKPVAIMSASTGLIGGERAQLHLRQCFVYLDMHAVNRPEVIVTLAAQKIDDKGNLTDEHTKEKIKELLVALVELTKKFSSPF from the coding sequence ATGAAATCAGTTAAGATACTTGGAATTGCAGGAAGTCTCAGAAAAGCATCTTACAACAAATCGCTTCTTCGAGAAGCTTTTGTGCTTCTTCCCGAAAATGTCGAATCGGAGATATTCGATATTGAAGGAATTCCCTCGTTCAATCAGGATCTTGTTAACAGTCCACCAGACCGTATCAAGGAGCTAAAAGAAAAGGTAAGATCTGCAGATGCGATACTATTTGCCACACCAGAGTACAATTTTTCAATCCCGGGAGTTATGAAGAACGTGATAGATTGGGTGTCCAGGGCGGAGGGAGAAAACTCATGGCAAGGAAAACCTGTGGCGATCATGAGCGCTTCGACTGGCCTGATCGGCGGAGAAAGGGCCCAACTCCATTTGAGGCAGTGCTTCGTCTATCTCGACATGCATGCGGTCAATCGGCCAGAAGTGATAGTCACGCTAGCAGCTCAGAAGATCGATGATAAAGGAAACCTGACCGATGAACACACTAAAGAGAAGATAAAGGAACTCCTGGTGGCACTTGTTGAGCTGACCAAGAAGTTTTCATCCCCCTTCTAG
- a CDS encoding DUF1847 domain-containing protein produces MAGDVLDFPRCDRCGDAGCKIGEPGKFKSCPTNVSEITREEIIERYHDPETQSLMQTAAKVERGTLQPVNGVLTPIRPRISEIMAFADQMGWKKIGVAFCLAARDEGIKLTKVLEARGFEVCSVICRNFSMKKGEFDIPKEDCIKSENESVCNPVYQAELLNQAGTELNIVLGLCVGHDMLFNKNSKAYVTTLSVKDRMTGNNAIAPLYSGFFSEILKKY; encoded by the coding sequence ATGGCTGGTGATGTTTTGGATTTCCCCAGATGCGATAGATGCGGTGACGCCGGATGCAAGATCGGCGAACCAGGCAAGTTCAAGAGCTGCCCGACCAATGTTTCGGAGATCACGCGGGAAGAGATCATCGAGCGTTACCACGATCCGGAGACCCAAAGCCTGATGCAGACCGCTGCCAAGGTGGAACGGGGCACCCTCCAACCGGTGAACGGAGTCCTGACCCCCATCCGGCCTCGCATTTCAGAGATCATGGCATTCGCCGACCAGATGGGGTGGAAGAAGATCGGGGTGGCATTCTGCCTGGCTGCCCGGGACGAGGGCATCAAGCTAACCAAGGTACTGGAGGCAAGGGGTTTCGAGGTATGCTCGGTCATTTGCCGGAACTTCTCAATGAAAAAGGGAGAGTTCGATATTCCAAAGGAGGACTGCATAAAGAGCGAGAATGAGTCAGTATGCAACCCCGTCTATCAAGCCGAGCTTCTCAACCAAGCTGGGACCGAGCTGAACATTGTCCTAGGTCTGTGCGTCGGTCATGATATGCTGTTCAACAAGAACTCCAAGGCATATGTGACCACCCTGTCGGTCAAGGACCGCATGACAGGTAATAATGCCATCGCGCCTCTGTACTCAGGATTCTTTTCCGAGATCCTAAAGAAATACTAG
- a CDS encoding ATP-binding protein, with amino-acid sequence MQELTIHEEELKIQNEELLRVQIELEASRARYFELYDLAPVGYVMLTPELVIKEANLAASKILGTERRNLINKGLSSFVAPNSQESLYLHYRQLEQGCAKRSHTFRVRRKDGEELQVRFESNRFEEGSKKGFRSVLTDVTELKKVEDANAELQQFAYVASHDLQEPLRMVVSYLSLLEKRYRDKMDKEGLDYIRYAVDGGTRMRLLIDDLLEYSRLDSKHSSFPVDMNDVLAKTTSILKVQIEENQAKIVAGSLPTVSADEQQMIQLMQNLISNAIKFHGVDPPDVRICAEKGEQYWTFVVEDNGIGLSMEYSEKIFQMFQRLSGGDRYPGTGVGLAIAKKIVERHGGRIWVKSTEGKGATFFFTIPNTEV; translated from the coding sequence GTGCAAGAGCTCACGATTCATGAAGAAGAGCTGAAAATTCAGAACGAGGAGCTGCTGAGGGTCCAGATCGAACTGGAAGCATCAAGGGCCAGATACTTTGAGCTGTACGATCTCGCGCCCGTGGGATATGTCATGCTAACTCCAGAACTGGTTATAAAGGAAGCCAATTTGGCGGCCTCAAAGATTCTGGGAACAGAAAGAAGGAATCTCATCAACAAGGGGCTGTCATCCTTTGTCGCTCCGAACTCACAGGAATCGTTATATCTCCACTATAGGCAGCTTGAGCAGGGATGTGCGAAGCGATCTCACACATTCCGGGTCCGAAGAAAGGACGGAGAAGAGCTTCAGGTCAGATTCGAAAGCAATCGATTCGAAGAAGGATCGAAGAAAGGATTCCGGTCGGTCCTGACAGACGTCACCGAGCTAAAGAAGGTCGAGGATGCCAACGCCGAACTGCAGCAGTTCGCCTACGTAGCCAGTCATGACCTGCAGGAGCCGCTGCGCATGGTGGTCAGTTACCTGTCATTGTTAGAGAAGAGATACCGGGATAAGATGGACAAAGAAGGGTTGGATTATATCCGATATGCTGTGGACGGCGGAACCAGAATGCGCCTGCTAATCGACGATCTGCTCGAGTATTCCAGGCTGGATTCGAAACACAGCTCATTTCCAGTAGACATGAATGATGTGTTGGCCAAGACGACCTCAATTCTAAAGGTGCAGATCGAAGAGAACCAGGCGAAAATCGTAGCCGGCAGTCTCCCGACTGTTTCGGCCGATGAGCAGCAGATGATACAACTGATGCAGAATCTGATCAGCAATGCCATAAAGTTCCATGGGGTTGATCCTCCAGATGTTCGGATATGCGCAGAAAAAGGAGAACAATATTGGACCTTCGTCGTTGAGGACAACGGGATCGGCCTTAGCATGGAGTATTCAGAAAAGATCTTCCAGATGTTCCAGCGGTTGAGCGGAGGGGACAGATATCCGGGAACGGGGGTAGGTCTGGCAATAGCCAAGAAGATCGTCGAACGTCATGGCGGTCGCATATGGGTCAAATCCACAGAAGGAAAAGGGGCTACTTTCTTCTTCACCATCCCCAATACTGAAGTCTGA
- a CDS encoding winged helix-turn-helix domain-containing protein, which translates to MTDQDVLSEIRALKSDLNLFSDQMIHLRYVDLKSVFLEQMRMAMGTEGKRSFLNDANILSSSSECGLKGECLQKLEETVDNATRSFMKDDLAGARDILARAEALIKGDFSSCQDKGCSRTAEEILRRLQVLLQIYEDLASRIGPEVELKNGEGQDIYRYTADDMQSVLNPLANAWRIRVLTTLKLGDRSLTELGRALELKTGHLQFHLRALAEAGFVELDRRRHRYSLTERGAVALRCTVEMVSKLGMPSSDDRIV; encoded by the coding sequence ATGACCGATCAAGACGTTCTATCAGAAATCAGGGCGCTAAAGAGCGACCTGAACCTTTTCAGCGACCAGATGATCCACCTGCGATATGTGGACCTCAAGTCCGTTTTCCTCGAACAAATGAGGATGGCGATGGGGACCGAGGGAAAGCGTTCGTTCCTGAACGATGCGAACATCCTGAGCAGCAGCTCAGAATGCGGTCTCAAGGGGGAATGCCTTCAAAAGCTGGAAGAGACCGTGGACAATGCCACCAGATCGTTCATGAAGGATGATCTGGCCGGTGCAAGGGACATATTGGCCAGGGCAGAGGCCCTCATCAAGGGCGACTTCTCTTCTTGTCAGGACAAGGGATGTTCCAGAACGGCGGAGGAGATATTGCGCCGCCTACAGGTCCTTCTGCAGATATATGAGGACCTGGCCAGTAGGATCGGTCCCGAAGTCGAGCTGAAGAATGGAGAGGGCCAGGATATCTATCGATACACTGCCGATGATATGCAATCGGTCCTGAATCCCTTGGCTAATGCCTGGCGCATCAGGGTTCTTACCACATTGAAGCTTGGCGACCGAAGCCTGACAGAGCTGGGTCGGGCATTGGAGTTGAAGACCGGGCACCTACAGTTCCACTTGCGGGCGCTGGCGGAAGCTGGGTTCGTAGAGCTGGACCGACGGAGGCATCGCTACTCACTGACAGAAAGAGGGGCGGTGGCCCTGAGATGTACGGTAGAAATGGTATCAAAACTGGGTATGCCTAGTTCAGATGACCGCATAGTGTAA
- a CDS encoding TATA-box-binding protein, protein MSKYKIENVVASAFLGTELNLQELAISLDGADYEPDRFPGLIYRMKEPKTATLLFHSGKVVCTGAKCYDQVKQAIGNLTGQLSKLGIKLDKEPQITVQNIVASSDLGQKINLNIIAISLGLERVEYEPEQFPGLVYRLDDPKVVLLLFGSGKLVCTGAKVPQDVEKAVDKITKELTAAGLLS, encoded by the coding sequence ATGTCCAAGTATAAAATCGAGAATGTCGTAGCTTCCGCATTTCTTGGAACGGAATTGAACCTTCAAGAACTGGCAATTTCGTTGGACGGCGCAGATTACGAACCGGATCGGTTCCCTGGCCTCATTTATCGAATGAAGGAGCCGAAAACGGCGACCCTGTTGTTCCATAGCGGTAAGGTTGTCTGCACCGGAGCGAAGTGCTATGACCAAGTAAAGCAGGCAATAGGTAATTTGACCGGACAGCTCAGCAAGCTCGGCATCAAACTGGACAAAGAACCGCAGATCACCGTCCAGAATATCGTGGCATCATCTGATCTTGGACAGAAAATCAATTTGAACATAATCGCCATCTCACTGGGACTGGAACGGGTCGAATACGAGCCGGAGCAGTTCCCCGGTCTTGTGTATCGCCTGGACGATCCGAAGGTCGTGCTTTTGCTGTTCGGGTCCGGAAAACTCGTGTGTACCGGTGCAAAGGTACCCCAGGATGTTGAGAAAGCGGTCGATAAGATCACCAAGGAGCTAACCGCTGCTGGGCTGCTTTCGTAG
- a CDS encoding CheR family methyltransferase, whose protein sequence is MAKSGKKKSEMGRADPQKEDSPSDLAFPIVALGSSAGGLEGIEAFFKTVPPDSDLAYIVVTHLEPHHPSMLAEIISKSTTMEALQAVNDILVRKNKVYVIPPGKNMIIVDGKLRLFDRSGESEPFMPIDYFLRSLAEDRKENAIAVILSGNGSDGSFGVRAIHSNLGMVMVQSPETAKYDSMPRNAIETGQVDYVLPPIEMPGMILKYIKALGTSGIPPKAEPVGAVDAVHKILSIVKSGTGHDFSQYKTSTINRRIERRMTLHQLKSKEQYATYLLANPQEIYQLFEDMLIEVTNFFRNPEAFETLKGTLRKTIFAPHSKKDELRVWVTGCSTGEEVYSLGIILRELMEESGSSPQIQIFGSDINEKAINIARSGEYPLAIVEDISSNRLGRFFFKQENGYKVKKEVREMIVFAPHDLIRDPPFIHLDIISCRNLLIYFEPVLQRKVLETFSLALNPGGILFLGESETITGFEDNFTAVDSKQKIYKRKPYTPSPAALGMSLQPRHMKEIAQKKIGPATGHVSNEMAEKILLSEHTPPCLIVNDKNEITYFHGRTSKYLEHSPGKASLTIQDLLRDDIRSEVILTLNESRNSGRIVKKEAIQIHTNGDSSVLNIVVRPIDNNMPVSEVMVIFDEKIIPGRILKEKQELTISPNRETRIDELERELGFTKENLRNTIEELETSNEELTSTNEELQSNNEELQSVVEESETGKEELNSLNEELLTVNVELERKNQELSTINSDTRNLLYSVDEAIIFLEELGGSHPRRKRS, encoded by the coding sequence ATGGCAAAGAGTGGTAAGAAAAAGAGCGAAATGGGAAGGGCAGATCCTCAGAAAGAGGATAGCCCATCGGATCTTGCATTCCCGATCGTAGCTCTAGGCTCCTCGGCTGGGGGCCTGGAGGGCATAGAGGCTTTTTTCAAGACCGTTCCCCCAGATTCAGACCTGGCATACATAGTTGTAACGCATCTTGAACCTCACCATCCAAGCATGCTGGCGGAAATAATCTCAAAGTCGACGACAATGGAAGCGCTCCAGGCAGTGAACGATATCCTCGTGCGAAAGAACAAGGTCTACGTGATCCCCCCCGGAAAGAACATGATAATCGTCGACGGGAAATTGCGTCTTTTCGACCGCAGCGGTGAGAGCGAACCGTTCATGCCCATCGATTACTTCTTGCGTTCATTGGCCGAAGATCGAAAAGAGAACGCGATCGCTGTCATCCTCTCAGGTAATGGATCAGACGGTTCTTTCGGAGTTAGGGCGATTCACTCCAATCTGGGCATGGTCATGGTGCAAAGTCCGGAAACAGCAAAGTACGACAGCATGCCTCGGAACGCGATCGAGACTGGACAGGTAGACTATGTCCTTCCTCCTATTGAAATGCCCGGAATGATCCTGAAATACATCAAGGCCCTCGGGACAAGCGGGATTCCGCCCAAGGCAGAACCGGTGGGCGCAGTTGATGCCGTGCATAAGATATTGTCCATAGTCAAGAGCGGAACCGGCCACGATTTCTCTCAATACAAAACGAGCACCATAAACCGCCGGATCGAGCGACGCATGACTCTGCATCAGCTTAAGAGCAAAGAACAGTATGCGACCTACCTACTGGCCAACCCTCAAGAGATATATCAGTTGTTCGAAGATATGCTTATCGAGGTTACGAATTTCTTTAGAAACCCTGAGGCGTTCGAAACGTTAAAGGGAACCCTTAGGAAGACCATCTTCGCTCCTCATTCGAAAAAGGACGAGCTGCGGGTCTGGGTCACAGGCTGCTCCACCGGCGAGGAGGTCTACTCCCTCGGCATCATCCTGAGAGAGCTGATGGAAGAATCAGGAAGCAGCCCCCAGATCCAAATCTTCGGGTCGGACATCAACGAAAAGGCCATCAACATCGCCCGAAGCGGGGAATATCCGTTGGCCATAGTGGAAGACATTTCCTCGAACCGTCTAGGTCGGTTCTTTTTCAAGCAAGAAAACGGTTACAAAGTGAAAAAAGAAGTCAGGGAAATGATCGTTTTCGCTCCACATGACTTGATCCGCGACCCCCCGTTTATTCATCTCGACATCATATCCTGCAGAAACCTTCTTATCTATTTTGAGCCAGTGCTGCAAAGGAAAGTACTGGAAACATTCAGCTTGGCCCTTAACCCCGGTGGCATCCTCTTCCTTGGAGAATCGGAAACCATCACTGGTTTCGAAGACAATTTCACTGCCGTCGATTCAAAGCAGAAGATCTACAAGAGGAAGCCATACACCCCATCTCCGGCGGCTTTGGGAATGAGTCTTCAACCAAGACACATGAAGGAAATAGCTCAGAAGAAGATCGGACCGGCGACCGGGCATGTCAGCAACGAAATGGCCGAAAAAATATTGCTCTCGGAGCATACGCCGCCCTGCCTGATCGTGAACGATAAAAACGAGATCACATATTTTCATGGCCGCACCAGCAAATATCTGGAACACTCCCCCGGGAAAGCCAGCTTGACCATTCAGGATCTGTTGCGAGACGACATCAGATCGGAGGTGATACTGACTCTGAATGAATCAAGGAACAGTGGCAGGATAGTCAAGAAGGAAGCGATCCAGATACATACAAATGGTGATTCATCCGTCCTCAATATCGTCGTCAGGCCAATAGACAACAACATGCCCGTTTCCGAGGTCATGGTCATATTCGATGAGAAGATCATACCAGGCCGGATCCTGAAAGAGAAACAGGAACTTACCATATCGCCCAATCGGGAGACCAGGATCGATGAACTGGAAAGAGAGCTCGGGTTCACTAAAGAGAACCTGAGGAACACCATCGAAGAGCTGGAGACCTCCAACGAAGAGCTGACATCCACCAATGAAGAGCTTCAATCGAACAACGAGGAGCTGCAAAGCGTGGTGGAAGAATCGGAGACCGGAAAGGAAGAGCTTAACTCGTTGAACGAAGAACTTCTAACCGTCAATGTCGAACTGGAAAGGAAGAACCAGGAACTTTCAACGATCAACAGCGACACCAGGAACCTCCTTTACAGCGTCGATGAGGCGATAATCTTCCTTGAAGAATTAGGAGGTTCACACCCCAGACGGAAACGATCATGA
- a CDS encoding uroporphyrinogen decarboxylase family protein, whose translation MTPKERFLSALRLDMPDRIPTMHIQLGGGDRIQEVTGLTIKEAYSDPDKFARMCLATQEFGFDNIMVGWGDLLNEAQAFGVKLSFPKDDDYPRGAPISPEDVDKLEYIDPIKDQVWSTSLEAAKIINGKVGKEVAVIGQVSDPFTLAASVRGFDGLLMDEIMEPDRTHHLLKVLTDSLIEYGRLLKDHSGVEIIFIEDGSADSEQNAFQLAKAFDIDYAQTMAEKFHQEGLMTILSNCAKGAYLEAQFDAVKPTAIHTSFDWDGYPGAVSMLKGRACLVAGILPHFIARSRPEEIKEKISELISTSGDGSGLIVTSAGEIPFDAPIENIKALARSTIT comes from the coding sequence ATGACTCCCAAAGAAAGATTCCTCTCGGCCCTTCGCCTTGATATGCCAGATAGGATCCCGACCATGCATATCCAACTGGGCGGAGGGGACCGTATCCAGGAGGTCACCGGACTGACCATCAAGGAGGCGTATTCTGACCCAGATAAGTTCGCCCGGATGTGTCTCGCTACCCAGGAGTTCGGTTTCGATAACATCATGGTGGGTTGGGGCGACCTGCTCAATGAAGCACAGGCCTTCGGGGTCAAACTCTCATTCCCTAAAGATGACGATTACCCCAGGGGCGCCCCGATCTCACCAGAGGACGTGGACAAACTCGAATACATCGATCCGATCAAAGACCAGGTATGGTCGACCTCCTTGGAAGCCGCAAAGATCATCAACGGGAAGGTGGGAAAGGAGGTCGCGGTCATCGGTCAGGTGAGCGACCCGTTCACTTTGGCCGCTTCGGTCCGTGGTTTCGACGGCCTGCTCATGGATGAGATAATGGAGCCGGACCGAACACATCATCTCCTAAAAGTGCTCACCGATTCGCTGATCGAATACGGACGGCTGCTCAAGGACCATTCCGGGGTGGAGATCATTTTCATCGAAGATGGGAGTGCAGACTCGGAGCAGAACGCGTTCCAGCTTGCAAAGGCCTTCGACATCGACTATGCCCAGACCATGGCGGAGAAATTTCATCAGGAGGGTTTGATGACGATTTTGAGCAATTGTGCCAAGGGGGCCTATCTCGAGGCTCAATTCGATGCGGTAAAACCCACCGCGATCCACACCTCCTTCGATTGGGACGGTTATCCGGGTGCCGTGAGCATGCTGAAGGGCAGGGCTTGCCTTGTCGCCGGCATACTGCCCCATTTCATTGCCCGATCAAGGCCGGAAGAGATAAAGGAAAAGATATCAGAGCTGATCAGTACCTCGGGCGATGGAAGCGGCCTTATCGTTACCTCTGCCGGGGAGATACCGTTCGATGCGCCGATCGAGAACATCAAGGCCTTAGCCCGCTCCACGATAACTTGA
- a CDS encoding EVE domain-containing protein yields the protein MVKYWIAVASKDHVMMGVSKGFAQSGHGKRTGIARMNAGDVVIYYSPKMEYEGNEPLHAITAIGEIADDEIFQADEGPDWKPFRRRVRYIWTGELPLGPLICKLSFIKNKVNWGSVFRFGLVEIPQEDFERIKNNTGRIK from the coding sequence ATGGTAAAATACTGGATTGCGGTTGCATCGAAGGATCATGTGATGATGGGCGTTTCCAAAGGTTTTGCCCAATCTGGCCATGGTAAACGAACCGGTATCGCACGAATGAATGCTGGTGACGTGGTCATATATTACTCTCCCAAGATGGAATATGAAGGAAATGAACCACTCCATGCGATTACCGCAATTGGGGAGATCGCCGACGATGAGATTTTTCAGGCCGATGAAGGTCCCGATTGGAAACCTTTCAGAAGAAGAGTCCGATATATTTGGACCGGGGAATTGCCATTAGGACCTCTTATCTGTAAGTTGAGCTTCATAAAGAACAAGGTAAATTGGGGATCGGTCTTTCGGTTCGGTCTAGTTGAAATCCCTCAGGAGGATTTTGAGAGAATTAAGAATAATACAGGCAGAATAAAATAA